In the Gammaproteobacteria bacterium genome, one interval contains:
- the pilB gene encoding type IV-A pilus assembly ATPase PilB, with product MSGLAKRLVTDKLMSPEDAAHAQEESSKKRQPFVRYLIENKLTDSYSIAWSACQEFGIPLFDLDSIDVDSSAANMVDEKLIRQHHAIPLFKRGSRLFVAVSDPTNLQALDEFKFHTGNTTEPILVEEDKLQAVIEAMMESMNSNMTDLLDDDLENLDITSGEEEEDDDDESGIDDTPVVRFVNKILLDAINKGASDIHIEPYEKDFRVRFRQDGVLSEITHPPQALAKRIVARLKVMSRMDIAERRLPQDGRIKMHLSKTRSIDFRVNSCPTLFGEKVVLRILDPSSAKLGIDALGYEDEQKKLFMEALEKPYGMLLVTGPTGSGKTVSLYTGLNILNTEDRNISTCEDPVEINLSGINQVNMNPKAGLTFASALRAFLRQDPDIIMVGEIRDTETAEIAVKAAQTGHMVLSTLHTNDAPQTLTRLTNMGIPNYNLATAVNLIIAQRLARRLCKNCKEQDDIPEDELRAQGFEEELIPNMKAYKAVGCEQCKGGYKGRVGIYQVMPISEEMKRLIMEDANSIELADQAKKEGIPDLRVSGLRKVAQGVTSLEEINRVTKD from the coding sequence CTGAGTGGTCTGGCTAAACGGCTGGTTACTGATAAGCTAATGAGCCCCGAAGATGCCGCTCATGCGCAAGAAGAATCCAGCAAGAAACGTCAACCTTTTGTGCGTTACCTGATTGAGAACAAGCTTACCGATAGTTATTCCATTGCCTGGTCTGCCTGCCAGGAGTTTGGTATTCCCCTGTTTGATCTTGATAGTATTGATGTCGATTCGTCTGCCGCCAACATGGTCGATGAAAAACTAATTCGTCAGCATCATGCGATCCCCTTGTTCAAACGCGGTTCACGCCTGTTTGTTGCCGTATCCGATCCCACTAATCTGCAAGCACTGGATGAGTTCAAGTTCCACACGGGTAATACTACCGAACCGATCCTGGTAGAAGAAGACAAGCTTCAGGCAGTCATTGAAGCAATGATGGAATCCATGAATTCCAACATGACCGACCTGCTGGATGATGACCTGGAAAATCTTGACATCACCTCTGGCGAAGAAGAGGAAGACGATGATGATGAATCCGGTATCGACGACACCCCCGTTGTTCGCTTTGTAAACAAGATCCTGCTGGACGCCATCAATAAAGGTGCCTCGGATATTCACATTGAGCCCTATGAAAAAGACTTTCGGGTTCGTTTTCGCCAGGATGGTGTACTCTCCGAGATTACTCACCCGCCACAGGCACTGGCCAAACGCATTGTTGCCCGCCTCAAGGTCATGAGTCGCATGGATATTGCCGAACGTCGATTACCACAGGATGGTCGCATCAAGATGCATCTATCCAAGACCCGTTCCATTGATTTTCGTGTCAATTCCTGTCCCACTCTGTTTGGTGAAAAAGTCGTATTACGCATCCTGGATCCCAGCAGTGCCAAATTGGGTATTGATGCACTTGGCTACGAAGATGAGCAAAAGAAATTATTCATGGAGGCACTGGAAAAACCCTACGGCATGTTACTGGTGACCGGACCAACGGGTAGTGGTAAAACGGTTTCGTTGTATACCGGCCTGAACATTCTAAACACCGAAGATCGCAATATCTCCACCTGTGAAGACCCTGTTGAAATCAACCTGTCCGGCATTAACCAGGTCAACATGAACCCCAAGGCAGGCCTGACCTTTGCCTCAGCCCTACGCGCCTTTCTACGTCAAGATCCTGATATCATCATGGTCGGTGAGATTCGTGATACTGAAACTGCCGAGATTGCCGTCAAGGCGGCGCAAACAGGTCACATGGTTTTGTCTACCCTGCATACCAATGATGCCCCGCAGACACTGACACGTCTCACTAATATGGGTATCCCGAACTATAACCTGGCAACCGCCGTTAATTTAATTATTGCCCAACGACTGGCTCGCAGACTCTGTAAAAACTGCAAAGAACAGGATGATATCCCGGAAGATGAATTACGTGCCCAAGGTTTTGAAGAAGAACTCATCCCTAACATGAAGGCCTACAAAGCAGTCGGGTGCGAACAATGCAAGGGTGGCTATAAAGGTCGTGTCGGTATATACCAGGTTATGCCTATCTCTGAAGAGATGAAGCGTCTGATTATGGAAGATGCCAATTCCATCGAGCTGGCTGATCAAGCTAAAAAGGAAGGCATCCCCGATCTACGTGTATCCGGGTTACGCAAGGTAGCACAAGGTGTCACCAGCCTTGAAGAAATCAATCGGGTTACCAAGGATTAA